In Devosia sp. XK-2, one DNA window encodes the following:
- a CDS encoding iron chelate uptake ABC transporter family permease subunit: MSVLPDVSRIVAVRQSEATRRTVVSLGLVAALLAAFVLALYLGDFPVPPSGIVQSLLSPFTGLADRGVDFIVLQVRLPRAILAILSGGAFALAGIIFQTLLRNPLASPDIIGIAHGASAAAVFCIITLGWSGVAVSFGAFGGAVLTALAIYLLAWRNGVTAFRVVLIGIGMAAMLAATISYLFTRARLNEVQQAMAWLVGSLNAARPGDSIVLAGAMLVLVPLLIGLVRVLDAMELGEDTARALGAPVEWTRLGLMLVAVGFAAFATAAVGPVGFVAFVSGPLARGLLKGAGRGFPQAALMGALVMLLSDLLAQHLLPSVQLPVGVVTGACGALFLLWLLMASGRSGRVN; the protein is encoded by the coding sequence ATGAGCGTGCTTCCCGACGTCTCGCGCATTGTTGCGGTCCGCCAGTCGGAAGCTACACGCCGCACCGTCGTCTCGCTGGGCCTGGTGGCTGCGCTGCTGGCAGCCTTCGTGCTGGCCCTTTACCTTGGCGATTTTCCGGTGCCGCCTTCAGGCATCGTTCAGTCGCTGCTTTCGCCATTCACTGGCCTCGCCGATCGCGGCGTCGATTTCATCGTTCTGCAGGTCCGCCTGCCGCGGGCCATTCTGGCTATCCTGTCCGGCGGCGCCTTCGCCCTCGCCGGAATCATTTTCCAAACACTTCTGCGTAACCCCTTGGCCAGTCCCGATATTATCGGCATCGCCCATGGTGCCAGCGCCGCCGCCGTCTTCTGTATCATCACTCTGGGCTGGTCGGGCGTGGCCGTGTCCTTCGGCGCCTTTGGCGGTGCGGTTCTCACGGCCCTGGCCATTTATCTCCTCGCCTGGCGCAATGGCGTTACCGCCTTCCGTGTTGTCCTGATCGGCATCGGCATGGCGGCCATGCTCGCCGCCACCATTTCCTATCTGTTCACCCGCGCTCGTCTTAACGAGGTGCAACAGGCCATGGCCTGGCTCGTGGGCAGCCTCAATGCTGCGCGCCCCGGCGACTCTATTGTCTTGGCTGGCGCCATGCTGGTCTTGGTGCCACTATTGATCGGGCTGGTGCGCGTCCTCGACGCGATGGAACTGGGCGAAGATACTGCGCGCGCCCTCGGCGCGCCGGTCGAATGGACCCGCCTTGGCCTGATGCTGGTGGCCGTGGGTTTTGCCGCATTCGCTACCGCCGCTGTCGGACCGGTCGGATTTGTCGCCTTCGTTTCGGGCCCGTTGGCGCGCGGCCTGCTCAAAGGGGCAGGGCGCGGCTTTCCGCAAGCGGCGCTGATGGGCGCCCTGGTCATGCTGCTCTCGGATTTACTGGCCCAACATCTTTTGCCATCGGTGCAATTGCCCGTCGGTGTCGTCACGGGCGCCTGTGGCGCTCTCTTCCTGCTATGGCTGTTGATGGCCTCAGGCCGGTCCGGCCGCGTCAACTGA
- the recJ gene encoding single-stranded-DNA-specific exonuclease RecJ, which produces MPETPRPFLDITQSVTGRAWVDRLDSAAARNATAIGQRTGIPDILARIMAGRGVGLDEAETYLEPTIRTLMPDPSTMTAMDDLAERLARAIADNESVGLFGDYDVDGACSCALMARYLRHFGLDPQVHIPDRIFEGYGPNVAAMDKLIDAGATLIVTLDCGTTSDGPIAHARDRGVDVLVIDHHLSDHGLPPATALVNPNRPDDISGLGYLCAAGVTFMVLVAVNRALRNRGDTSLPDLLKLLDLVALATVCDVVPLIGLNRAFVTRGLEVARRGERPGLAALALAARASGPLNPYHLGFLIGPRINAGGRIGDAALGTRLLALDDEHQAMVIAAQLDELNSERQRIEVEAVEQAAAAAEAEIGSGDGPPVLVMASADWHPGVVGLIAARLRERFDRPSFAIALNPDGTGTGSGRSVPGVDLGSAVIKAVESGLIPKGGGHAMAAGVSLRDGDIGPFRAFLAEALGPGVAAARAASALKIDAALTARGATVELLHNLERAGPFGAGNPTPVFAFPAHRVRFPQIVGKGGHISFSLTSGDGARLKAIAFRAAGTPLGDVLMRDNDQPLHCAGGLSIDHYQGREQPQFRLIDIARPPH; this is translated from the coding sequence ATGCCCGAAACACCGCGCCCATTCCTCGACATCACCCAATCGGTCACCGGCCGTGCCTGGGTGGATCGGCTGGACAGCGCGGCTGCGCGCAACGCTACGGCCATTGGTCAGCGCACCGGCATTCCCGACATTCTGGCGCGCATAATGGCCGGACGCGGTGTCGGGCTCGACGAGGCCGAGACATATCTCGAACCCACAATTCGTACATTGATGCCGGATCCCTCGACCATGACCGCCATGGACGATCTGGCTGAGCGCCTGGCAAGGGCTATCGCCGACAATGAATCGGTCGGCCTGTTTGGCGATTACGACGTCGACGGAGCCTGTTCCTGCGCTCTCATGGCCCGCTATCTTCGGCATTTCGGCCTCGACCCGCAGGTGCATATTCCTGACCGCATCTTTGAAGGTTACGGCCCCAATGTCGCCGCCATGGACAAGCTTATCGATGCCGGTGCCACCCTCATCGTCACGCTTGACTGCGGCACGACCAGCGATGGACCCATTGCTCATGCCCGGGATCGTGGTGTCGATGTCCTGGTCATCGATCACCATCTTTCCGATCACGGCCTGCCGCCAGCGACTGCGCTGGTCAATCCCAATCGCCCGGACGACATATCCGGCCTCGGCTATCTCTGCGCGGCCGGTGTGACCTTCATGGTGCTGGTGGCCGTCAATCGCGCCTTGCGAAACCGTGGCGATACAAGTCTGCCCGATTTGCTCAAGCTGCTCGACCTGGTGGCGCTGGCGACAGTGTGTGATGTCGTTCCTCTAATTGGGCTGAACAGAGCCTTCGTTACCCGTGGCCTGGAGGTCGCACGCCGCGGCGAGCGGCCTGGTCTTGCCGCGCTCGCCTTGGCCGCCCGCGCCAGCGGCCCGCTCAACCCCTATCACTTGGGTTTTCTCATTGGTCCCAGGATCAATGCTGGCGGACGCATTGGTGATGCGGCGCTCGGCACGCGCCTATTGGCACTGGATGACGAGCACCAGGCCATGGTCATTGCGGCCCAGCTCGACGAGCTCAATAGCGAGCGGCAGCGCATAGAGGTCGAGGCGGTGGAGCAGGCCGCCGCCGCCGCCGAGGCCGAAATCGGCAGCGGCGACGGCCCTCCGGTTCTCGTCATGGCTTCGGCGGATTGGCATCCGGGCGTCGTGGGGTTGATCGCGGCACGACTGCGCGAGCGTTTTGATCGCCCCAGTTTCGCCATCGCTTTAAATCCCGATGGCACCGGCACCGGTTCGGGCCGCTCGGTTCCTGGCGTCGATCTGGGCAGCGCAGTTATCAAGGCGGTCGAATCGGGGCTCATTCCCAAAGGCGGCGGTCACGCCATGGCCGCTGGCGTCTCGCTGCGCGACGGCGATATTGGCCCGTTCCGTGCCTTCCTGGCCGAAGCGCTGGGCCCGGGCGTTGCAGCGGCCCGCGCAGCGTCGGCACTCAAGATTGACGCCGCCCTTACAGCGCGTGGCGCTACCGTCGAATTGCTCCATAATCTTGAGCGGGCCGGACCTTTTGGCGCCGGCAATCCCACGCCGGTTTTTGCTTTTCCGGCCCATCGGGTCCGTTTTCCGCAGATTGTGGGCAAGGGCGGTCACATCAGTTTCTCGCTGACCTCCGGCGATGGCGCGCGTCTCAAAGCGATCGCCTTCCGCGCCGCGGGTACGCCGCTGGGCGATGTACTGATGCGTGACAACGATCAGCCTTTGCATTGTGCCGGGGGGCTGTCGATAGACCACTATCAGGGCCGTGAGCAGCCGCAGTTTCGGTTGATCGACATCGCCCGCCCGCCGCATTGA
- the glpX gene encoding class II fructose-bisphosphatase, with product MKLSKVEDSKHPANLHRTLTLEMVRVTERAAIAAAEWRGKGDEKAADEAAVAAMKAELDQVAISGRIVIGEGEQFECDDLYVGQSVGEGQGPEVDIAVDPLEGVTLCAKNQPDSLVVLAMAERGGLLNVARNVYMHKIAIGADYPPETINIEWSATENVKSLARAKGVPISEITAIVLDRPRHGGLLEELRTAGVSVKLLSDGDIAGVIHAVNTIDTGIDIYLGSGGAPEGVLAAAALRCIGGHMQGKLILDTPDKRLHASEMGIADPNRIYDVTELAAGDVLFSATGVTDGSLAEGVRLRRGWVETSTVVMRSWSQTTRWIKARHAR from the coding sequence ATGAAGCTCAGCAAGGTCGAAGACAGCAAACACCCCGCCAATCTGCACCGCACCCTCACGCTTGAAATGGTGCGCGTCACTGAACGCGCCGCTATCGCGGCGGCCGAATGGCGCGGTAAGGGCGATGAGAAGGCCGCTGATGAAGCTGCCGTCGCCGCGATGAAGGCGGAGCTGGATCAGGTTGCCATTTCCGGCCGCATCGTCATCGGCGAGGGCGAACAGTTCGAGTGCGACGATCTTTATGTCGGCCAGTCGGTCGGGGAGGGGCAGGGGCCCGAGGTCGATATTGCCGTCGATCCGCTCGAAGGCGTCACCCTTTGCGCCAAGAATCAGCCTGATTCCTTGGTGGTTCTGGCCATGGCCGAACGTGGTGGACTGCTCAACGTGGCCCGCAATGTCTATATGCACAAGATCGCCATCGGTGCCGACTATCCGCCCGAAACGATCAATATCGAATGGTCGGCAACCGAGAACGTCAAGTCGCTGGCCAGGGCCAAGGGCGTGCCGATCTCCGAAATCACGGCTATCGTGCTGGATCGCCCCCGTCACGGCGGTCTGCTCGAGGAACTGCGCACTGCTGGCGTTTCGGTCAAGCTACTGAGCGACGGCGACATTGCCGGGGTCATCCACGCCGTCAACACCATCGACACAGGCATTGATATATATCTTGGTTCTGGCGGCGCGCCTGAAGGCGTTCTCGCCGCAGCGGCCCTCAGATGCATCGGCGGCCATATGCAGGGCAAGCTCATCCTCGACACACCGGACAAGCGCCTGCACGCCAGTGAAATGGGCATTGCCGACCCCAACCGCATCTATGATGTCACCGAACTGGCCGCGGGCGATGTCCTTTTCTCCGCGACAGGCGTTACCGATGGCTCCCTGGCTGAAGGCGTTCGGCTGCGCCGCGGTTGGGTTGAAACCAGTACAGTCGTCATGCGCTCCTGGAGCCAGACCACGCGCTGGATCAAGGCGCGGCACGCGCGGTGA
- a CDS encoding iron chelate uptake ABC transporter family permease subunit, whose translation MAATVGNRATKAARLTFGLLLLGLILSVIALLSLTIGARAIPLENVWVALIAFDPNAAEHRIIWDLRLPRTIVGLMVGAALGLAGGVLQGATRNPLADPSILGIHAGASLAVVLGVALLGMSHLSTYVWLAFAGAGVAMLVVYSVAALGREGATPIKLALAGAAITAVLQSIINAVLLTSPRTLDEVRFWQVGSLSGRTLDIALQVAPFLFVGAVLALATARLLDGLSMGDDIAQALGQRIGLSRGLAGLAAVILAGASTAAAGPIAFVGLTVPHMARAITGPAYRWILPYSMLLAPILLLGADVLGRVIAPPGEVQVGIVTAFLGAPFFIALVRRRKLAAL comes from the coding sequence ATGGCGGCGACAGTAGGCAATCGCGCGACTAAGGCGGCCCGGCTGACATTTGGGCTGCTGCTGCTTGGCCTGATTTTGTCAGTCATTGCTCTGCTCTCGCTGACTATAGGCGCTCGCGCCATTCCTCTCGAAAATGTCTGGGTGGCGCTCATCGCTTTCGATCCCAACGCGGCCGAGCACCGCATCATCTGGGACCTGCGTCTCCCGCGGACCATTGTGGGTCTCATGGTCGGCGCCGCGCTCGGTCTGGCCGGTGGAGTGTTGCAGGGCGCAACCCGCAATCCCTTGGCCGATCCATCCATTCTTGGCATCCACGCAGGCGCCTCTCTGGCCGTTGTCTTGGGCGTTGCCCTTTTGGGCATGAGCCATCTCTCGACCTATGTTTGGCTTGCGTTCGCCGGGGCGGGGGTCGCCATGTTGGTTGTGTATTCTGTGGCCGCATTGGGCCGCGAAGGCGCAACACCAATCAAGCTCGCCTTGGCTGGTGCCGCCATCACCGCCGTTCTCCAGTCCATCATCAACGCCGTGCTACTCACCAGCCCGCGCACGCTCGACGAAGTCCGTTTCTGGCAGGTTGGCTCGCTGTCTGGGCGCACCTTGGACATTGCCCTGCAGGTGGCACCTTTTCTTTTTGTCGGCGCCGTATTGGCCCTGGCAACAGCGCGCTTGCTGGACGGTCTCTCCATGGGTGACGACATTGCCCAGGCCCTCGGCCAGCGCATTGGCCTTTCGCGCGGTCTGGCTGGGCTTGCCGCCGTCATCCTCGCCGGCGCCAGCACCGCGGCCGCAGGCCCCATTGCCTTTGTGGGACTTACCGTGCCGCATATGGCTCGCGCCATTACCGGCCCCGCTTATCGCTGGATTTTGCCCTATTCCATGCTGCTGGCGCCCATCCTGCTGCTCGGTGCCGACGTGCTGGGCCGTGTCATCGCTCCGCCCGGCGAAGTGCAGGTGGGCATCGTGACCGCTTTTCTGGGCGCGCCGTTCTTCATCGCGCTGGTCCGGCGCCGCAAACTGGCCGCGCTATGA
- a CDS encoding cyclopropane-fatty-acyl-phospholipid synthase family protein, with amino-acid sequence MTKAAVDQSQTGTSLWTHLTSWLVEQVGVSLIGKPMHGSLTVIFPNGRTRTVGQGNSGEHATLRLNNLNVISEAMQRGTVGFAAAYMNGDIESDDLTALFRFFLQNRDMFDAAGKGFFRRAAGDLHYHISRRNTLEGAKKNIAEHYDLGNDFYGQWLDPSMTYSSAVFTSGDQSLEEAQLAKYRRVADMAGITEGSSVLEIGCGWGGFAETVARDYKANLRGITLSAEQLKFGLERLSRQGLDQYATLVFEDYRHTQGQFDHIGSIEMIEAVGEDNWPSYFQTLHDRLKPGGTAAIQAITIREEDFDGYRSGPDFIQRYIFPGGMLLTKTVMKEFGERYGLVLEQVETFGQSYARTLRLWRERFLERWPMIAPLGYDDYFKRKWVYYLSYCEAGFAEGSIDVGIYQYRRPA; translated from the coding sequence ATGACAAAAGCAGCCGTCGATCAATCGCAGACCGGCACTTCTCTGTGGACGCACCTGACTTCCTGGCTGGTGGAACAAGTTGGCGTTTCGCTTATCGGCAAGCCGATGCACGGCTCGCTGACCGTGATCTTTCCCAATGGGCGCACCCGCACGGTGGGGCAGGGCAATTCAGGCGAGCACGCCACGCTACGCCTCAATAATCTCAATGTTATTTCCGAGGCCATGCAGCGCGGCACGGTGGGTTTTGCTGCCGCCTACATGAACGGCGATATCGAATCGGACGACCTGACGGCCCTGTTCCGCTTCTTCCTGCAAAACCGCGACATGTTCGATGCTGCCGGCAAGGGCTTCTTCCGCCGTGCCGCGGGCGATCTGCATTACCACATTTCGCGCCGCAACACGCTTGAGGGGGCCAAGAAGAACATTGCCGAGCACTATGACCTCGGCAATGACTTCTACGGTCAGTGGCTAGACCCCTCCATGACCTATTCCTCGGCGGTCTTTACCTCGGGTGACCAGAGCCTGGAGGAGGCCCAACTCGCCAAATACCGGCGAGTTGCCGACATGGCCGGCATTACCGAAGGCTCCTCAGTGCTCGAGATCGGCTGCGGCTGGGGCGGCTTCGCGGAAACCGTTGCGCGCGACTACAAGGCCAATCTGCGCGGCATCACACTATCCGCCGAACAGCTCAAATTCGGCCTGGAGCGATTGTCACGGCAGGGGCTCGACCAATATGCCACCCTTGTCTTCGAAGACTATCGCCACACGCAGGGCCAGTTCGACCATATCGGCTCCATCGAGATGATCGAGGCCGTGGGCGAGGATAATTGGCCTAGTTATTTCCAGACCTTGCATGACCGGCTCAAGCCCGGCGGCACCGCGGCCATCCAGGCCATCACCATCCGCGAGGAAGATTTCGACGGCTACCGCTCGGGCCCCGATTTTATCCAGCGCTACATCTTCCCCGGCGGCATGCTGCTGACCAAAACAGTCATGAAGGAATTTGGCGAGCGCTATGGGCTGGTCCTGGAACAGGTCGAGACATTTGGTCAGTCCTATGCCCGCACGCTGCGCCTGTGGCGTGAGCGCTTCCTGGAACGCTGGCCCATGATCGCGCCGCTTGGCTACGACGATTACTTCAAGCGCAAATGGGTCTATTACCTTTCCTATTGCGAGGCCGGATTTGCCGAAGGTTCAATCGATGTCGGCATCTATCAGTATCGGCGTCCCGCCTAG
- a CDS encoding ABC transporter ATP-binding protein — MSANHQLLAAGLDLAYGERQIVSSLDLTLPPGKLTAIVGANACGKSTLLRGLARLLIPTRGAVYLDGKPIHQLPTRDVATVLGVLPQSPVAPDAISVTDLVGRGRYPHQGWFRRWTPEDDAAVAEALVATDTAELADRPVDELSGGQRQRVWIAMALAQQTDLLLLDEPTTFLDINHQVEVLDLLTDLVRHRGRTVVVVLHDLNLACRYADHLVAMKAGKIVAAGRPIDVVTQAVVKDVFGMTSHIMLDPVSNTPMIVPIGRHHVEKAAA; from the coding sequence ATGTCTGCAAATCACCAGCTTCTCGCCGCCGGCCTCGATCTTGCCTATGGCGAACGCCAGATAGTCTCGAGCCTCGATCTGACCCTGCCGCCTGGCAAGCTCACAGCCATCGTCGGCGCCAACGCTTGCGGCAAGTCCACGTTGCTACGAGGTCTGGCCCGCCTGCTGATACCGACGCGTGGCGCTGTCTATCTCGATGGCAAGCCCATCCATCAATTGCCGACACGCGATGTTGCAACCGTGCTCGGTGTCCTGCCGCAAAGCCCCGTCGCTCCAGACGCCATTTCCGTGACAGATCTGGTGGGCCGTGGCCGCTATCCACACCAGGGCTGGTTTCGTCGTTGGACGCCTGAAGACGACGCGGCTGTTGCCGAGGCGCTGGTCGCCACCGACACTGCCGAACTGGCCGATCGCCCTGTTGACGAGCTCTCCGGTGGTCAGCGCCAGCGCGTCTGGATTGCCATGGCTTTGGCGCAGCAAACCGATCTGCTTCTGCTCGACGAACCCACGACTTTTCTCGACATCAATCACCAGGTGGAAGTGCTTGACCTGCTGACCGACCTCGTCAGGCATCGCGGCCGTACCGTGGTCGTGGTGCTGCATGATTTGAACCTTGCCTGCCGCTATGCCGACCACCTTGTGGCCATGAAGGCGGGCAAAATCGTCGCGGCGGGCCGGCCTATAGACGTGGTCACCCAGGCCGTCGTGAAAGACGTTTTCGGCATGACCTCGCATATTATGCTCGATCCGGTCTCCAACACGCCGATGATCGTGCCTATTGGCCGGCACCATGTCGAAAAGGCGGCGGCCTGA
- a CDS encoding alpha/beta family hydrolase produces the protein MAIEFLFDGPEEAAATLLLAHGAGAPMDSASMTAAAKALAEQGLRIARFEFGYMAARRSGDGRKPPPKAEKLMPEYRAAVYELGRTNGPLIIGGKSMGGRVASMIADELFAAGRIAGLACLGYPFHPLGKPEQLRTAHLEGLRTPALLIQGARDEFGTRDEVAHYELSSQIGLIWLEDGDHDLKPRKTISGYSAADHLRTMASEVARWIDRLSS, from the coding sequence ATGGCAATAGAATTTCTCTTTGACGGCCCGGAAGAGGCGGCGGCAACCTTGCTGTTGGCGCATGGCGCCGGAGCGCCCATGGACTCTGCATCGATGACTGCCGCCGCCAAGGCTCTGGCCGAGCAGGGCCTCCGGATCGCACGGTTCGAATTCGGCTATATGGCCGCTCGGCGGAGCGGTGACGGACGCAAGCCGCCGCCCAAGGCCGAGAAATTGATGCCGGAATATCGAGCCGCTGTATATGAACTCGGGCGGACGAATGGCCCATTGATCATCGGCGGTAAGTCGATGGGCGGCCGGGTGGCGAGCATGATAGCCGACGAGCTCTTTGCGGCGGGACGTATTGCGGGCCTAGCATGCCTTGGTTATCCGTTTCATCCGCTCGGCAAGCCGGAGCAATTACGGACAGCGCATCTGGAGGGCCTGCGAACCCCTGCCCTGCTCATTCAAGGCGCGCGGGACGAGTTCGGCACCAGGGACGAGGTTGCGCACTATGAGCTGTCGTCGCAGATCGGACTTATCTGGCTGGAGGATGGCGACCATGACCTCAAACCACGCAAGACCATTTCCGGCTATTCTGCGGCGGACCATTTGCGAACCATGGCAAGTGAAGTGGCGCGGTGGATCGATAGATTGTCGAGCTAG
- a CDS encoding ABC transporter substrate-binding protein — MFRVPALVLALLSASVLPVAAQSWTYTGGDGQTVTLDEQPVRIIASQDAAAGLIPLGIRPVGIYADSAVTEAKALQGLDLTGIEIVGQAWGEVDIEKAAALEPDLIVAEFWPLETTWSGGDDVVTALGPLAPITGPEQGASILTLIQDYEALAQSLGADLSAPEIATEKAGFETALGDFKSALAAKPGLTALAVWAGEDALYVAATEGASELMDFANWGLDLIDPEVADDRGYWETLSWEHADKYQPDLIMVDNRSATTMETALAQPTWTLMKAAGAGQVTDWPAFWLRNYAAYADALTELTAAINAAAPDLAP, encoded by the coding sequence ATGTTTCGTGTTCCCGCTCTTGTTCTTGCCTTGCTTTCTGCCTCGGTGCTTCCGGTCGCGGCGCAGAGCTGGACCTATACGGGTGGCGATGGGCAGACCGTGACCCTGGACGAGCAACCGGTCCGCATCATCGCGAGCCAGGACGCGGCGGCCGGCCTTATTCCGCTCGGCATCAGGCCGGTCGGCATTTATGCCGATAGCGCCGTCACTGAAGCCAAGGCTTTGCAGGGGCTCGATCTCACCGGCATCGAGATCGTCGGGCAGGCATGGGGCGAAGTGGACATTGAAAAGGCGGCGGCGCTCGAGCCCGACCTGATTGTCGCCGAATTCTGGCCCCTCGAAACGACCTGGTCGGGCGGCGACGATGTCGTTACGGCGCTCGGCCCGCTGGCGCCAATCACTGGCCCGGAACAGGGCGCCTCCATTCTCACCCTCATCCAAGACTACGAGGCCCTGGCGCAAAGCTTGGGCGCTGATTTATCCGCCCCGGAAATCGCTACCGAAAAGGCGGGCTTTGAAACTGCTCTGGGCGACTTCAAGTCAGCTCTAGCCGCCAAGCCTGGTCTGACCGCCCTGGCAGTCTGGGCCGGAGAAGATGCACTCTACGTGGCTGCCACCGAGGGCGCGTCCGAACTGATGGATTTTGCCAATTGGGGCCTCGATCTGATCGATCCGGAAGTTGCGGATGACCGCGGCTATTGGGAAACGCTGTCCTGGGAGCACGCCGACAAATATCAACCTGACCTGATCATGGTGGACAACCGCTCCGCTACGACCATGGAAACGGCGCTGGCCCAGCCGACCTGGACGCTGATGAAGGCTGCCGGAGCCGGTCAGGTCACCGACTGGCCCGCCTTCTGGCTACGTAACTACGCCGCCTATGCCGACGCGCTCACTGAACTGACCGCAGCGATCAACGCGGCCGCCCCTGATTTGGCTCCCTGA
- a CDS encoding homoserine dehydrogenase, with protein sequence MAELGDTDRQAPLRVGVAGLGNVGATLVRILQKDGAELTRKLGRQLEVVAVAARSRSRDRGIDISGLEWFDDPVALAKWDGIDLFVELIGGEDGPAFAAVKAALEIGRPVVTANKALLAKHGVTLARLAEESGAQLGFEAAVAGGIPVIKTLREGLGSARIAKVFGIMNGTCNYILTRMGNEGISFADCLKDAQALGYAEADPTFDVEGFDTAHKLSILSTLCFGYEIAPDKMRVEGISNITQHDIQVAAELGYKVKLLGIAERTNGGIEQRVHPTFVPKGSAIAGVDGVMNAVALETDHVHELLLAGPGAGGPPTASSVLSDILDIARGTRVPPLGVPSDELLPYREAPHRAHEGGFYIRLNAKDVPGALAAIAMRMGEKSISIDSVIQRSDLGAKAIAPDGSPARTVVLITQQTLEASVREALAQIADDGFIVGEPQLIRIEKL encoded by the coding sequence ATGGCCGAACTGGGCGATACGGACCGTCAGGCGCCGCTGCGCGTCGGGGTGGCCGGACTGGGTAATGTCGGCGCGACGCTGGTCCGCATCCTGCAAAAGGATGGCGCGGAGCTAACGCGTAAACTGGGCCGCCAGCTCGAGGTCGTCGCTGTTGCCGCCCGCTCTCGCTCGCGGGACCGTGGCATCGATATTTCCGGCCTGGAATGGTTTGACGACCCGGTGGCACTGGCCAAATGGGATGGCATCGATCTGTTCGTGGAATTGATCGGTGGCGAGGATGGGCCGGCCTTCGCGGCGGTCAAGGCTGCCCTGGAGATCGGTCGACCGGTCGTTACTGCCAACAAAGCTCTGCTCGCCAAGCATGGCGTCACCCTTGCGCGCCTCGCCGAGGAATCGGGTGCGCAACTTGGCTTCGAGGCGGCCGTCGCCGGCGGTATACCGGTCATCAAGACCTTGCGCGAAGGCCTCGGATCGGCCCGGATCGCCAAGGTGTTCGGCATCATGAATGGCACCTGCAACTACATCCTTACCCGCATGGGCAATGAGGGTATCTCCTTTGCCGACTGCCTCAAGGATGCCCAGGCGCTCGGCTATGCCGAGGCCGACCCGACTTTCGATGTGGAGGGTTTCGACACGGCCCACAAGCTGTCCATCCTCTCCACCCTCTGTTTCGGCTATGAGATCGCCCCCGATAAGATGCGGGTCGAAGGCATCTCCAATATCACCCAGCACGATATTCAGGTGGCCGCCGAGCTCGGCTACAAGGTCAAGCTTCTGGGCATTGCCGAGCGCACCAATGGGGGCATCGAGCAGCGCGTCCATCCCACCTTCGTGCCCAAGGGCAGCGCCATTGCCGGCGTCGACGGGGTTATGAACGCGGTCGCGCTCGAAACCGACCATGTCCATGAACTGCTCCTTGCGGGTCCGGGCGCCGGTGGCCCGCCCACGGCCTCTTCGGTCCTCTCCGATATTCTCGATATTGCCCGCGGCACCCGCGTGCCACCCTTGGGCGTTCCGAGCGACGAGCTTTTGCCCTATCGCGAAGCGCCGCACCGCGCACATGAGGGTGGCTTCTATATTCGCCTCAATGCCAAGGACGTACCGGGCGCCCTGGCTGCCATCGCCATGCGCATGGGGGAAAAGTCTATTTCCATAGATTCTGTCATTCAGCGGTCCGATCTCGGTGCCAAGGCTATCGCGCCGGATGGGTCGCCGGCCCGTACGGTGGTGCTGATTACCCAACAGACTTTAGAGGCATCGGTGCGCGAAGCGCTTGCACAGATCGCCGATGACGGGTTCATAGTCGGCGAACCACAATTGATACGCATAGAGAAGCTCTGA